Proteins encoded together in one Juglans regia cultivar Chandler chromosome 9, Walnut 2.0, whole genome shotgun sequence window:
- the LOC109021151 gene encoding uncharacterized protein LOC109021151 — protein sequence MQSLSIKVSTDLNTGMRKEWLRGRGSSGLTELEASTRRRWLNCRYFARNCRIVACASQRNSDGGGGAGQSSSSSSSPSSFLSQSQTYALLKQQMEVAAKSEDYKEAARIRDSLRLFEEEEPALRLRRLMKEAVADERFEDAAKYRDELKEIAPHSLLTCSSDATTFGIRVEVRSVYIEGRSQPSKGLFFFAYRIRITNNSDRPVQLLRRHWIITDGNGKVENFWGIGVIGEQPVILPQTGFEYSSACPLSTPNGRMEGDFEMKHIDSVGSEPFNVAIAPFSLSILEDELMLYEK from the exons ATGCAGTCGTTAAGCATTAAGGTTTCCACGGATTTGAATACGGGGATGAGGAAGGAATGGTTGCGGGGCCGAGGAAGCTCTGGACTAACGGAACTCGAGGCCTCCACAAGGAGGCGATGGTTGAATTGCAGATATTTTGCTCGGAATTGTAGGATTGTAGCGTGTGCTTCTCAGAGGAATAGTGATGGCGGTGGCGGAGCGGGTCAGAGTTCCAGTTCCAGTTCGAGTCCGAGTTCGTTCTTGTCTCAGAGCCAAACGTACGCTCTCTTAAAGCAACAAATGGAGGTTGCCGCCAAATCTGAG GATTACAAAGAAGCTGCAAGGATACGTGATTCGTTGAGACTATTCGAGGAAGAAGAGCCGGCTTTGCGTCTGCGTAGATTGATGAAGGAGGCAGTTGCTGATGAGAGGTTTGAG GATGCAGCCAAATATCGTGATGAGTTGAAGGAAATCGCACCACACTCTCTCCTAACATGTTCCAGTGATGCAACAACCTTT GGAATCAGGGTTGAAGTCCGAAGTGTTTACATAGAGGGCCGCAGTCAACCTTCGAAGGGGCTCTTCTTCTTTGCATATAGAATAAGAATTACTAATAATTCAGATCGCCCGGTTCAACTTCTCCGAAGACATTGGATTATTACTGATGGCAATGGCAAAGTTGAGAATTTCTG GGGAATTGGAGTTATTGGTGAACAGCCTGTTATACTTCCTCAGACAGGTTTTGAATACTCATCCGCATGCCCCTTAAGCACTCCCAATGGCAGAATG GAAggtgattttgagatgaaacACATCGACAGTGTAGGCTCGGAGCCATTTAATGTGGCTATtgctccattttctctttcaatatTAGAAGACGAATTGATGCTCTATGAGAAATGA
- the LOC109015129 gene encoding uncharacterized protein LOC109015129, translated as MDSVFEVFDSSLSDEEFELNLALAMEAERLGNERGSTSRRNSIPRRIFIRRNSLEGHQRLFQDYFAESPIYSPNLFRRRFRMQCHLFLYIQTEVEAYDPYFVQKRDAAKRLGHSSIQKITVAMRILAYGVYGDFVDEYLRIAENTTTECLKKFVKVVISIFSNDT; from the coding sequence ATGGATTCCGTCTTTGAGGTATTTGACTCTTCGTTATCTGACGAGgagtttgaattaaatttagctCTTGCTATGGAAGCAGAACGTTTGGGTAATGAAAGAGGTTCGACATCTCGTCGTAATTCTATTCCGCGCCGTATATTCATTCGAAGAAATTCCCTTGAAGGCCACCAACGTCTTTTCCAAGATTATTTTGCTGAATCACCCATATATTCTCCGAATCTATTCCGTAGGAGGTTTCGAATGCAATGTCATCTTTTCTTGTATATTCAAACTGAAGTTGAAGCATACGATCCATACTTTGTCCAAAAAAGAGATGCTGCTAAAAGACTTGGGCATTCCTCCATTCAAAAAATAACTGTTGCGATGAGAATATTAGCTTATGGAGTATATGGTGATTTTGTGGACGAATACTTAAGGATTGCAGAAAATACAACAACTGAGTGTTTGAAGAAATTTGTTAAGGTTGTCATTAGCATATTCTCCAACGATACTTAA